The DNA segment GTGCCGCCTCTGATTGCCATACTGCAATTATAAACGATTCACCCAGGAATTGTCAAGCATAGTACTGGCTACAATGTGCATTACAACAGGCTCGTCGCCAGCTTCATTTGATCGTGTTTAACTTTAGGCTAAGGCTTGTCTGGTGAATTGAACAAAGATGGTGCTCTCTCTTTGTCTGGCCTGTCCAGGGACTGCGGTTCGATCCTCCGTCGCGCAAACCCCCCTCGAATTTGGTGGCCTGCACGATTGTGCTACCTGCCCTGCACGTATATACTGAAACCCCTATGTATGAAAATATCGTGGTCACGCTGGATGGTTCGGATTTAGCCGAGGTAGCGCTTCCTTATGCTGCGGAGCTGATGGGGAAGCTCCGTTCCAAAATGACCCTGCTCCACGTCTGCGATGCCTCTGATACAGATCGACATCAGGAATATTTTGATCTCCTGGCCAAGGAAGTGAAACGGGACGCCGAGCAGTGCTGCGGGATGACAAATGCGCAGGTGGAGACGGTGATTCTGAATGGCAAACCGGCTGAGACGATCATCGACTATACCGAGAAGAATTCCATCGATCTGACCATCATGGCCACTCACGGAGCTTCCGGCATCAGCCGGTGGGCGCTGGGAAGTGTAGTAGATAAGGTAATCCACGGAACCACGAGACCGGTGGCTCTCATCAGAGCCAAGGGATCGCGTCCGGAGGTCCGCCTGGACGGGCTGCTGAACAGGATACTGGCCCCCCTGGACGGATCTGAAGTGGGAGAGGCCGCATTGCCGTACGTCAGGGAACTGGCGATGAAACTAAAGGCAAAAGTGGTTCTCTTTCAGGCTGTACAAAAGGATGAGTCCCTGGAGGAGATCAACTGGATTGAACTCAGAGACCTGTCAAAGAAAAGCGCCAGGGCTTGTCTTTCCAGGGCAGGATACTATCTGGAGAGAGAAGGCATCGAGGTGAAATCCGAAGTGAGGATCGGCAATCCGGCTAGCCAGATCATCGATGTGGCAACGGAAACCGGGTGCAGCATTATTGCCATGTCCACCCACGGACGCTCCGGAATCGATCGATGGGTATTCGGAAGCGTTGCCGAAAAGGTCCTCCGCGCCGGGAACACTCCCGTCCTTCTGGTTCGAGCGCCGGAAGGCGACGAAGCTTAAGCCCCGCCTTTTTGTCTCTCACTTCAAGAGAGACATGACCTCAACAGTCACTCCCGCTTGATCCCCGCCTATTGGATGCTGCACATTGTCATACAATAAGAGCCCGCAATCACTACCTGAACAGATAAGCATGTTTGGTGCCGGTTGCAGTAATTCCCTGAGACCAAGTGTTGGTCTGATAATCAGATTGGGAGATGCTGAACTGCCACGTGCCTGGTGTACCCGTAATGGTGACATAGCCACTCGAATCGGTAATTTGGTTGAATGAATTGCCGGAGGCATCCTGCCCTGTGACTTGTGCCCCGGAGACGACCGGGCCGCTGGCGCTGCCGTCATGGACGTAGAGGATCAGCGTAACCCCGCTCACAGGTTCAGGGTTCAGGAAAAAGGCGTGCTTTGTGCCGGTTGCAGTAATTC comes from the Dehalococcoidia bacterium genome and includes:
- a CDS encoding universal stress protein; the encoded protein is MYENIVVTLDGSDLAEVALPYAAELMGKLRSKMTLLHVCDASDTDRHQEYFDLLAKEVKRDAEQCCGMTNAQVETVILNGKPAETIIDYTEKNSIDLTIMATHGASGISRWALGSVVDKVIHGTTRPVALIRAKGSRPEVRLDGLLNRILAPLDGSEVGEAALPYVRELAMKLKAKVVLFQAVQKDESLEEINWIELRDLSKKSARACLSRAGYYLEREGIEVKSEVRIGNPASQIIDVATETGCSIIAMSTHGRSGIDRWVFGSVAEKVLRAGNTPVLLVRAPEGDEA